CAATAATGCGTCCGATCTCGCCCTGCGCAATGATCGTATAGCCACGCGCTGCGAGTCCGATCACACGGAAGAGCTCCTTTAGATCTTTAAGACGGCACTGCACCTTATTGATAAAAAACTCTGACTCGCCGCTGCGATATAGTCGTCGCGTGATCTGAACCTCACTGACCGACTTTAACCATGAGTACTTTGAAAGCGAGGCGCGAATATCAGAGAGAAAATCTGCGCTTGAAGATTCGGTTGCTTGCTCTGCTGCTGAGACGCCCTCTTTAGATAGGATCTCGTCGCTGTTCTCTGCGCTGTTATCTACTGCCTGCTCTGCACTGCCATCTGCGCTAGTGGCGATCTCAGCAGTAGCCTCATTCACCTCCAGCCCCAGTCCCTGTCCCTCAGTTGCCTCGTAGTACCCGAGTAGATCCTGAAAAATACTCTCTCGATCGGCACGGATAACAAGGGTGACCTCAGCTAAGCCGAGCGGCCTAAGCGTCTCGGTGCCGTTAAAGATTACGTCTTCCAGCACATCTCCACGTAGCTGTGAGGCCCTGGTCTCCCCAAGAACCCAGCGCAATGCGTCTATGATATTAGACTTTCCGCACCCATTGGGGCCCACAACGCCGGTCACACCCGCTTCGAGGGGTAGCACTAGGCGTTCCATAAATGACTTAAATCCAAAGATCTCTAACCGTTCTACTCGCATGGCACCTGATAGCAAATGTTACAACTATCAGTAATTTAACACTCTTAAAGTAAGAAAGCACTAGGAAGAATATTGGTAACTATTCACCTTACTCCCTTACAGCTAGCCTCTTAGAGGATAATAACTGCCCGTATTAGATGGTATTAGGTGGTCTTAGCTATTGCTTAGGTTCGGGTGGCTCTGACTTAGATGACTCGCCCCCCCGCTCCCCCATCATGTTAGCACCCAGGCGTTTAGTTACCTCGGCCAGGGTACCCTTAGAGGGTGCCAGGATCATCAGCGAATAATCGACCGCTGAAACGTATGAGAACGCTAGAGAGATCACCAATATGTTTAATCCGACGAACTGCCAGGTCATGCGCATACCGAGCAGGTGAAAGGAGTAATCATGCAGCAGAAGAGCAAGGATACCAACCATCTGCAGGAAGCTCTTGACCTTTCCGCCAGTCTTGGCTGCGACCACCGCACCCCCCTTAGCTGCGAAAGCTCGCAACCCTGTCACCCAAAACTCACGCGCCAGGATAAGAACGACCATCCACCCCG
Above is a genomic segment from Pseudomonadota bacterium containing:
- the pgsA gene encoding CDP-diacylglycerol--glycerol-3-phosphate 3-phosphatidyltransferase, which codes for MVDWYKRLPNWLTFLRLILIPVFVLVLINPTRAALNIAAVIFVLAAITDYADGWFARRYAAVTDFGKLLDPLADKILVMAALVMLVTVRDEQCVSFVPGWMVVLILAREFWVTGLRAFAAKGGAVVAAKTGGKVKSFLQMVGILALLLHDYSFHLLGMRMTWQFVGLNILVISLAFSYVSAVDYSLMILAPSKGTLAEVTKRLGANMMGERGGESSKSEPPEPKQ